One stretch of Euphorbia lathyris chromosome 7, ddEupLath1.1, whole genome shotgun sequence DNA includes these proteins:
- the LOC136201155 gene encoding uncharacterized protein, with product MKGRENLVKKAPSTDLLVCFPSRAHLALMPKPICSPARAIDSGGSKRHRRLMKSRTRSASSGGGGLVASPLLWAKNKQLTGGSENAEPTSPKVTCAGQIKVRHKGGGAACKSWQSVMEEIERIHRKNKKKKSSWVDSFGLKKEVMQFLTCLRNIRFDFRCFGSIPQADITSDEEDELEEEIEVEESKNDVGDGNDEDSRAVFSKWYMVLEENENDVGEKEKSAPPPSVPPPNALLLMRCRSAPAKSWLEEKKEEEAAEEEEEKIIEEKKGGRNLRALMEEETKNSKNKDLEKFVMMKYDTDFYKISSEIAKETWVNVGGGITDPFSRSRSWKR from the coding sequence ATGAAAGGAAGGGAAAATCTTGTTAAGAAAGCTCCGTCAACGGATTTATTAGTATGTTTTCCGTCTAGAGCCCATTTAGCCTTAATGCCGAAGCCGATTTGTAGTCCAGCGAGAGCAATTGACTCCGGCGGCAGCAAACGCCACCGCCGATTAATGAAATCTAGAACTAGAAGTGCTAGTAGCGGCGGCGGAGGGCTGGTGGCTAGTCCTCTTCTATGGGCCAAAAACAAGCAATTGACAGGGGGATCGGAGAATGCAGAACCAACATCGCCGAAGGTTACATGTGCCGGACAGATCAAAGTCCGGCACAAGGGAGGCGGAGCTGCTTGCAAGAGCTGGCAATCGGTGATGGAAGAGATTGAAAGAATTCACCGgaaaaataagaagaagaagtcatCTTGGGTTGATTCGTTTGGATTGAAGAAAGAGGTAATGCAATTTTTGACGTGTTTGAGGAACATCAGATTCGATTTCCGATGCTTCGGGTCGATTCCTCAGGCGGATATTACTTCCGACGAGGAGGATGAATTGGAGGAGGAAATAGAAGTGGAAGAAAGTAAAAACGACGTCGGAGACGGGAATGATGAGGATTCAAGAGCTGTATTTTCGAAATGGTATATGGTTTTGGAAGAAAATGAAAACGACGTCGGAGAGAAAGAGAAGTCTGCGCCGCCGCCTTCTGTTCCTCCGCCGAATGCTTTGTTGCTTATGCGGTGTCGTTCTGCTCCGGCGAAGAGCTGGTTAgaagagaaaaaagaagaagaagcagcggaggaagaagaagagaaaattatagaagagaagaaaggaggGAGGAATTTAAGAGCATTAATGGAGGAAGAAACAAAAAATAGCAAGAATAAAGATCTAGAGAAGTTTGTGATGATGAAATATGACACTGATTTTTACAAAATTTCATCAGAAATTGCAAAAGAAACATGGGTTAATGTTGGTGGAGGAATCACAGATCCATTTTCAAGAAGTCGAAGCTGGAAGAGATGA